A genomic region of Desulfosarcina ovata subsp. ovata contains the following coding sequences:
- a CDS encoding ABC transporter permease — protein sequence MEDMNILISVAQRTLVAGTPLLLGTTGEILCERSGILNLGVEGVMAVGAVSAFIVTHHTGNPWLGLCVAMAAGMLVSIIHAFASVSLQSNQVVSGLALTMLGLGIAGLLGKPYVGKPLAIKINNLAIPGLCDIPLVGPVFFNQSPFFYLAIVLAIGAWFLLEHTLLGIRIRSAGENPKATETQGVNVSRVRYLCVIAGGAFSGLAGAHLSISYSKSWIEGMTAGRGWIVIALTIFALWNPTRAILGAFLFGGIFVLQYLLQPLGISPNFLAMLPYLATLLVLLVGGIRDSRRLNAPAMLGEPYRRGER from the coding sequence ATGGAAGATATGAACATTCTCATTTCCGTGGCTCAGCGGACGCTGGTTGCCGGAACGCCCCTGTTGCTCGGTACGACCGGTGAGATTCTTTGTGAGCGATCAGGCATTCTCAACCTGGGTGTGGAGGGGGTGATGGCGGTCGGTGCGGTCAGCGCATTTATCGTCACCCACCACACGGGCAACCCGTGGCTGGGACTGTGCGTGGCCATGGCCGCGGGAATGCTGGTGTCGATCATCCATGCCTTCGCGTCGGTCAGCCTTCAATCCAACCAGGTGGTCTCCGGCCTGGCGCTGACCATGCTCGGGCTGGGAATCGCCGGCCTTTTGGGCAAACCCTATGTGGGTAAGCCCCTGGCCATTAAAATCAACAATCTGGCGATTCCGGGCCTGTGCGACATTCCGCTGGTGGGACCGGTTTTCTTCAACCAGAGCCCCTTTTTCTATCTGGCCATCGTGCTGGCCATCGGCGCCTGGTTTCTGCTCGAACACACCCTTTTGGGCATTCGCATCCGTTCCGCCGGTGAGAATCCCAAAGCCACGGAAACCCAGGGCGTCAACGTCTCTCGGGTGCGTTATCTCTGTGTGATTGCCGGGGGGGCGTTTTCAGGACTGGCCGGTGCGCATCTCTCTATTTCCTACAGCAAATCCTGGATCGAAGGCATGACCGCCGGCCGGGGCTGGATCGTGATTGCCCTGACCATCTTTGCCCTGTGGAATCCCACCCGCGCCATCCTGGGGGCGTTTCTTTTCGGCGGTATTTTCGTGCTGCAGTATCTGCTGCAGCCGCTGGGCATATCGCCGAACTTTCTGGCCATGCTGCCCTACCTGGCCACCCTTCTGGTGCTGCTGGTGGGCGGGATCAGGGACAGCCGCCGCTTGAATGCCCCGGCCATGCTGGGGGAGCCGTACCGGCGGGGCGAACGGTAG
- a CDS encoding ABC transporter permease: MVHFKVTDREDVSAAGSFVTLLLSLIAGLLVIGLIFLLCGVNPLFAFKKIFLGSFGSWYGIKESITKAIPLILIGGGLALAFKAKFWNIGAESQLLMGAIFGTWVGLNVDPTLPSMILVPLMFIAGFAGGALWGLIPAVLKLRFAINEVISTLMLNYICAEFLTLLIVGPWKSSKKFGFPYTDDLPESAILTLLPGSRIHTVTLVLAVIAVVVLTVVIYKTRFGYEVRVIGENPDAAKYAGIDFGRTTLLIMAISGGMAGLAGVGEVAGIHHYLSYPDSISSGYGFTAIIVAWLAKLNPVLVIFSGFFFAAILVGGDAIQISLGLPAATVDVFNGTMLFFLIMGDFFTKNKVRLASDKERA; this comes from the coding sequence ATGGTTCATTTTAAAGTCACCGACCGGGAAGACGTCTCCGCCGCCGGTTCGTTTGTCACGCTGCTTTTGTCGCTGATTGCCGGCCTGTTGGTGATCGGGCTCATTTTTTTGCTGTGTGGCGTCAACCCGCTTTTCGCCTTCAAGAAAATTTTCCTCGGGTCCTTCGGCAGTTGGTACGGGATCAAGGAGTCGATCACCAAGGCCATCCCGCTGATTCTCATCGGCGGCGGTCTGGCGCTGGCGTTCAAGGCCAAGTTCTGGAACATCGGTGCGGAGAGCCAACTGCTGATGGGAGCCATTTTCGGTACCTGGGTCGGGCTCAACGTGGATCCGACGCTGCCCTCGATGATTCTGGTGCCATTGATGTTCATTGCCGGGTTTGCCGGGGGCGCGCTTTGGGGGCTGATTCCGGCGGTTCTCAAACTCCGCTTTGCCATCAACGAGGTCATCTCCACGCTGATGCTCAATTACATCTGCGCTGAATTTCTTACTCTTCTGATTGTCGGGCCCTGGAAGAGCAGCAAAAAATTCGGATTCCCCTACACCGACGATCTGCCGGAATCGGCGATCCTGACCCTGCTGCCGGGGTCCAGGATTCACACGGTGACCCTGGTCCTGGCGGTGATCGCCGTCGTCGTGCTGACCGTCGTGATCTACAAAACCCGGTTCGGCTACGAAGTCCGGGTCATCGGCGAAAATCCCGATGCAGCCAAATACGCGGGGATCGATTTCGGGCGGACCACGCTGCTGATCATGGCCATCAGCGGGGGCATGGCCGGCCTGGCCGGAGTGGGCGAGGTGGCCGGTATCCATCACTATCTGAGTTATCCAGACTCCATCTCCTCGGGCTACGGGTTTACGGCCATCATTGTGGCTTGGCTGGCCAAACTGAATCCGGTTTTGGTTATCTTTTCGGGGTTCTTTTTTGCGGCGATTCTCGTGGGTGGGGATGCCATTCAGATTTCCCTGGGACTTCCGGCGGCGACCGTGGATGTTTTCAATGGAACCATGCTGTTTTTTTTGATCATGGGCGATTTTTTCACCAAGAACAAGGTTCGTCTGGCATCGGACAAGGAAAGGGCCTAG
- a CDS encoding ABC transporter ATP-binding protein: MNKIETLEMKEISKSFQGVRANDGISLKIRSGEILGLLGENGAGKTTLMNILYGIYQPDGGEIRINGCRVSIDSPRDSIEQGIGMVHQHFMLVQNHTVIENLALGYIRSPMLFPQKKLRQRIATFSNKFNFDVDPDKKVWQLSAGEQQRVEIVKALVNGAGLLILDEPTSVLTPQETRDFFQILEKMRRDGQMIILISHKLDEIKKLCDRVTVLRKGRIVGHADTKDLDKRSMAKMMIGRDVIFSFSREALPRKDKVLDVSDVTIDGDKGFPVVNGISFDVYRNEIFGIAGVSGNGQRELVEAITGLRTVSRGRIRINGVDITNRSPRKIHNTGVSHVPEERIRFGIAPNLFLYENAILKQHHQKKFSSRLFLAYGRIKAHTRKLIEEFQVATPSINIQTKNLSGGNIQKLILGREIAGNPDLLVASHPTYGLDVGATEYLRNQLLKRRAEGGAILLVSEDLDEIFELCDRIAVIFQGRFMGVLESDDPRLSDIGLMMAGTTHLTTGEGADGSF; this comes from the coding sequence ATGAATAAAATCGAAACGCTTGAGATGAAGGAGATTTCAAAATCGTTTCAAGGTGTGCGTGCAAATGACGGGATCTCTTTAAAAATCAGGTCAGGCGAAATCCTGGGGCTGTTGGGCGAAAATGGTGCCGGCAAGACGACGCTGATGAATATCCTGTATGGGATTTATCAGCCCGACGGCGGCGAGATAAGAATCAACGGCTGCCGGGTATCCATTGACTCGCCCCGGGATTCTATTGAACAGGGCATCGGGATGGTTCACCAGCATTTTATGTTGGTTCAGAACCATACGGTGATTGAAAACCTTGCCCTGGGGTATATCCGGTCACCGATGTTGTTTCCCCAGAAAAAGCTGCGCCAGCGGATCGCCACGTTTTCGAATAAATTCAATTTCGATGTCGACCCGGATAAAAAAGTGTGGCAGCTGTCTGCCGGCGAACAGCAACGCGTTGAAATTGTAAAAGCGCTGGTCAATGGCGCCGGGCTTCTGATTCTGGATGAACCCACCTCTGTTCTCACGCCCCAGGAAACCCGCGATTTTTTTCAGATACTGGAAAAAATGCGCCGTGACGGACAGATGATCATTCTCATCAGCCACAAACTGGATGAGATCAAAAAACTCTGTGACCGGGTGACTGTTCTGCGCAAGGGCCGCATCGTGGGGCATGCGGATACCAAGGACCTGGACAAGCGATCCATGGCAAAAATGATGATCGGCCGCGATGTCATCTTCTCCTTCAGCCGCGAGGCGCTTCCAAGGAAAGATAAGGTCCTTGACGTTTCCGATGTCACCATCGATGGCGACAAGGGCTTCCCGGTGGTGAATGGCATCTCCTTTGATGTTTACCGAAATGAAATTTTTGGGATCGCCGGTGTTTCCGGTAATGGACAAAGAGAACTGGTCGAGGCGATCACCGGGTTGAGAACCGTTTCCCGGGGAAGGATCCGCATCAACGGTGTGGATATCACCAACCGGTCCCCCCGCAAGATCCATAATACCGGAGTGTCGCACGTGCCGGAGGAGCGGATCCGGTTCGGGATTGCGCCCAATCTGTTTCTGTATGAGAATGCGATTCTCAAACAGCATCATCAGAAGAAATTTTCCAGCCGCCTCTTTCTTGCCTATGGTCGAATAAAGGCGCACACCCGGAAACTGATCGAGGAATTTCAGGTGGCCACGCCGTCGATCAACATCCAGACCAAAAACCTCTCCGGCGGCAACATCCAGAAATTGATTCTCGGCCGTGAAATTGCCGGCAACCCGGATCTTCTGGTGGCCTCGCACCCCACCTACGGATTGGATGTCGGCGCCACGGAGTATTTGCGCAACCAGTTGCTCAAGCGCAGGGCGGAAGGGGGCGCCATCCTGCTCGTGTCCGAAGACCTGGATGAGATCTTCGAGCTGTGCGATCGGATCGCGGTCATTTTTCAGGGGCGCTTCATGGGGGTTCTCGAATCCGACGATCCCCGGCTTTCCGATATCGGATTGATGATGGCCGGAACAACCCATTTGACGACAGGAGAGGGCGCGGATGGTTCATTTTAA
- a CDS encoding BMP family ABC transporter substrate-binding protein, which yields MPEVSEKPLKAGFVYVGPVGDYGWSHAHDIGRKFAEQKLPWLESVYIESVAEADSARIIDRFIQEEKCDVVFTTSFGYMDDTLKAGMKYPDKKFMHCSGFKQTKNVGTYFADLYQAYYLNGLMAGALTQSNKIGYVAAFPIPELVRHINALALGIKAVNPNAEIHVRWTYAWYGPDKAREAAESLIAEGCDALAFTEDTPAVIEVGQEHTEKGKQIYTFSHYSPMQAYGKDSVVSGQLVDWGVMYEKILKDLHDGTWKSDDLWWLVAEKAVILGGSFDAPINPKFIDALKAVQVDTNDFGSVSVYDLVMKRYDQMKKGTDLFDPYTGPIADNTGKIRIKAGERASKGDLLSIMYYVDNVAGSIPK from the coding sequence GTGCCAGAGGTTTCAGAAAAACCGTTGAAAGCCGGTTTCGTCTATGTCGGTCCGGTGGGAGACTACGGTTGGTCGCATGCCCACGATATCGGCAGAAAATTTGCCGAACAGAAGCTCCCCTGGCTGGAGAGCGTTTATATCGAATCGGTGGCGGAGGCGGATTCCGCGCGCATCATCGACCGATTCATCCAGGAAGAGAAATGCGATGTCGTTTTCACGACCAGTTTCGGCTACATGGATGATACGCTCAAAGCCGGCATGAAATATCCGGATAAAAAGTTCATGCACTGCTCCGGTTTCAAGCAAACCAAAAACGTGGGCACCTATTTTGCCGATCTTTACCAGGCCTATTATCTAAACGGACTGATGGCCGGCGCCCTCACCCAAAGCAACAAGATCGGTTATGTGGCGGCATTTCCCATCCCGGAACTGGTCCGGCACATCAATGCCCTGGCGCTGGGTATCAAGGCGGTGAATCCTAACGCGGAGATCCATGTCCGCTGGACCTACGCCTGGTACGGACCGGACAAGGCCAGGGAAGCCGCCGAATCGTTGATTGCCGAGGGGTGCGATGCGCTGGCCTTTACCGAGGACACACCGGCCGTCATCGAGGTCGGGCAGGAACACACCGAAAAAGGAAAACAAATTTACACCTTCAGTCATTACAGTCCGATGCAGGCCTATGGAAAGGACTCCGTCGTCTCCGGGCAGTTGGTCGACTGGGGCGTGATGTACGAAAAAATATTAAAAGACCTGCATGACGGCACCTGGAAGAGCGACGATCTCTGGTGGTTGGTTGCTGAAAAGGCGGTGATTCTGGGAGGATCGTTTGACGCGCCGATCAATCCCAAATTTATCGATGCATTGAAGGCCGTTCAGGTCGATACCAACGATTTTGGTTCGGTTTCCGTGTACGACTTGGTGATGAAACGCTACGATCAGATGAAAAAAGGGACCGATCTGTTTGACCCCTACACCGGCCCCATTGCCGACAATACCGGCAAGATCCGGATCAAGGCCGGTGAGCGAGCGTCCAAAGGCGATCTGCTGAGCATCATGTATTATGTCGACAATGTGGCGGGCAGTATTCCAAAATAA
- a CDS encoding ISAzo13 family transposase, with protein sequence MEYDTAGDPITGRKWTRQTPAKIARLLERRLDIRVSAATVRRLLDELDYSLKANNKALSAGSHPDRDKQFDIIKRLRENFSATGDPIISVDTKKKELIGLFKNNGRVWCDEATKVKDHDFRSEALGIASPYGIYDVGLNKGVVVIGKSADTPEFAVNAITTWWQSSGKHQYPRSKRVLILADSGGSNGARPRAFKKFLQHRLADGHGLEISVSHYPTGASKWNPVEHRMFSEISKNWAGIPLESFDIMLNFINDTDTETGLQIKAYFDEREYAKGIKVPDKEFKSLNISKNKELGNWNYTIKPSCPTAKAEAMRWEELLKCELISD encoded by the coding sequence TTGGAATACGACACCGCCGGAGACCCGATCACGGGGAGAAAATGGACCCGTCAAACCCCGGCAAAGATAGCCCGCTTGCTTGAAAGACGTCTCGATATCCGCGTGTCGGCGGCAACCGTTCGGCGACTATTAGACGAGCTCGATTATTCATTGAAGGCCAACAACAAAGCCCTTTCGGCCGGATCGCATCCAGACAGAGACAAGCAGTTCGACATCATCAAGCGCCTTCGGGAAAACTTCAGCGCGACAGGAGATCCGATCATCAGCGTGGACACGAAAAAGAAGGAATTGATCGGCTTGTTCAAAAATAATGGTCGCGTGTGGTGCGACGAAGCCACCAAGGTCAAAGATCACGACTTCCGATCCGAGGCATTGGGTATAGCTTCCCCCTATGGCATCTATGACGTCGGGCTCAACAAAGGTGTGGTGGTGATCGGAAAGTCGGCAGATACACCTGAATTTGCGGTCAACGCCATCACTACTTGGTGGCAGAGTTCTGGCAAGCATCAATATCCAAGGTCCAAACGCGTTCTAATTTTAGCCGACAGCGGCGGAAGCAATGGAGCCAGGCCACGTGCATTTAAAAAGTTTCTTCAGCACCGGCTTGCCGACGGGCATGGTCTTGAAATTTCGGTTTCGCACTATCCGACAGGAGCAAGCAAATGGAACCCGGTGGAGCATCGAATGTTTAGCGAAATCAGTAAAAATTGGGCCGGGATACCTTTAGAAAGTTTTGATATCATGCTCAATTTTATTAATGATACCGATACCGAAACAGGGCTTCAAATCAAGGCATATTTTGACGAGCGAGAATATGCCAAAGGGATAAAAGTCCCAGACAAGGAATTCAAAAGCCTCAATATTTCAAAGAACAAGGAATTGGGCAATTGGAACTATACGATCAAGCCCTCATGTCCAACAGCAAAAGCAGAAGCTATGAGATGGGAAGAACTTTTAAAATGTGAACTTATTTCTGACTGA
- a CDS encoding OadG family transporter subunit produces the protein MYGLAAIQQANGWAMAGAGACIVLTGLAILSFLISLLPRLTGLFEPKAAPQPEPAAAVPEKEQAPTVVVPDQIPDDIEEACTIFMALTEGLGETFSLSDLHRKCRDANLANPHYSVNRFRDAGILIPAGEGLFYWKSQSE, from the coding sequence ATGTACGGGTTAGCGGCAATTCAACAGGCCAACGGATGGGCCATGGCAGGAGCCGGTGCCTGCATCGTTCTCACTGGCTTGGCGATTCTTTCTTTTCTGATTTCCTTACTCCCGCGTCTCACCGGGCTGTTCGAACCGAAGGCAGCCCCGCAGCCGGAACCAGCGGCAGCGGTGCCTGAAAAAGAGCAGGCGCCCACAGTCGTCGTCCCGGATCAGATTCCGGACGATATTGAAGAGGCATGCACCATTTTCATGGCCTTGACCGAAGGGCTGGGAGAAACGTTCAGCCTGTCGGATCTGCACCGCAAATGCCGGGACGCCAACCTGGCGAATCCCCACTATTCGGTCAATCGCTTCAGAGATGCCGGCATTTTGATCCCTGCCGGCGAGGGCCTTTTTTACTGGAAATCCCAATCAGAGTAA
- a CDS encoding sodium ion-translocating decarboxylase subunit beta gives MDLLIQFLTNTGYYLADYRHFLMWGIGIFFVYLAIAKNYEPLLLLPIGFGVLVGNVPFFKGFGLGIYENNSVLHYLYFGVTTGVYPSIVFLGLGAMTDFSSLLARPKLMLLGAAAQMGIFFTLLSALALGFLPKEAASIAIIGGADGPTSIFLTAKLAPHLIGPIAIAAYSYMALIPIIQPPIMKLLTTKAERRIHMPDPRPVSRKELLIFPVIGVFLCCFLAPASIPLLGTFFFGNLMKVSGVVDRLANTARNAIIDTATIFLGFTVGASTQADVFLTTKAIGIFFLGAVAFSLATASGLLFAKLMNLFSKNKINPLLGASGVSAVPGSAREVHMMGQKEDPTNYLLMHAMACNSSGVIGSAICAGILWSFNVG, from the coding sequence ATGGATTTATTAATTCAATTTCTCACAAACACAGGATATTATCTGGCCGACTACCGTCATTTCCTAATGTGGGGCATCGGTATCTTTTTTGTTTACCTGGCGATCGCTAAAAACTACGAACCGTTGCTGCTGCTGCCGATCGGCTTTGGTGTGCTGGTGGGCAATGTTCCCTTTTTCAAAGGCTTCGGGCTGGGCATTTACGAAAACAACAGTGTGCTTCACTATCTCTATTTCGGCGTTACCACCGGCGTGTACCCCTCCATTGTTTTCCTCGGCCTTGGCGCGATGACCGATTTTTCATCGCTGTTGGCACGCCCCAAACTGATGCTGTTGGGCGCGGCGGCCCAGATGGGGATTTTCTTTACCCTGCTCAGCGCCCTGGCCTTGGGCTTCCTGCCCAAGGAGGCGGCTTCCATCGCCATTATCGGTGGTGCAGACGGCCCGACCTCGATCTTTCTGACGGCAAAGCTGGCACCACATCTCATCGGCCCCATCGCCATCGCGGCCTACTCATATATGGCCCTGATTCCAATCATCCAGCCTCCGATCATGAAGCTGTTGACCACCAAGGCGGAGCGCCGGATTCACATGCCCGACCCACGACCGGTATCGCGTAAGGAACTGCTCATCTTCCCGGTTATCGGTGTGTTCCTGTGCTGCTTTCTGGCACCGGCATCGATTCCCCTTCTGGGAACCTTCTTTTTCGGCAACCTGATGAAAGTCAGTGGGGTTGTCGATCGTCTGGCCAATACGGCCAGAAATGCCATCATTGATACGGCAACGATCTTTTTGGGTTTCACGGTCGGCGCCAGTACTCAGGCGGACGTCTTTTTGACCACCAAAGCAATCGGAATATTTTTTCTCGGTGCAGTCGCGTTCAGCCTGGCGACCGCATCCGGACTGCTTTTCGCCAAACTGATGAACCTGTTTTCCAAAAACAAAATCAACCCGCTTTTGGGAGCATCCGGCGTTTCCGCCGTTCCCGGTTCTGCCAGAGAAGTCCATATGATGGGCCAGAAAGAGGACCCCACCAATTATCTGCTGATGCACGCCATGGCGTGTAACTCTTCCGGCGTGATCGGGTCTGCCATCTGTGCCGGTATTCTATGGAGCTTTAACGTCGGTTAG
- a CDS encoding NYN domain-containing protein, which translates to MTKPLETANLAVFCDFENVALGVRDARCAQFDINKVIERLLLKGNIVVKKAYCDWERYKEFKAGMHEAAFELIEIPHVRQSGKNSADIRMVVDALDLCYTKLHVDTFVIVSGDSDFSPLVSKLRENNKNVIGVGVKNSSSDLLIANCDEFIYYDDLVRKKKKAKKAARKPPAKSPKTPAPETAPKEDAETLTQEALDLVMETLEALAEERGSEDKIWGSMVKQTLKRRRPGFNESYYGFRSFKRLLDEAASRGLMELEPDEKSGGYIIRSFQSEE; encoded by the coding sequence ATGACAAAACCTCTGGAAACGGCCAACCTGGCCGTGTTCTGTGATTTCGAGAATGTTGCCCTGGGCGTTCGAGACGCCCGCTGTGCCCAGTTCGACATCAACAAGGTGATCGAACGGCTGCTGCTCAAAGGCAACATCGTGGTCAAAAAAGCTTACTGCGACTGGGAGCGCTACAAGGAGTTCAAGGCCGGCATGCACGAAGCGGCCTTCGAACTGATCGAGATTCCTCATGTGCGTCAGTCAGGCAAGAATTCGGCCGACATCCGTATGGTGGTGGATGCCCTGGATCTGTGTTACACAAAACTTCACGTCGACACCTTCGTGATCGTCAGCGGCGATTCGGACTTTTCACCGTTGGTCAGCAAGCTGCGTGAAAACAACAAGAACGTGATCGGGGTGGGGGTGAAGAACTCCAGCTCCGATCTCTTGATTGCCAACTGCGACGAGTTCATCTACTACGACGACCTGGTGCGAAAAAAGAAAAAAGCCAAGAAGGCGGCACGCAAACCACCGGCCAAGAGTCCCAAGACGCCGGCTCCGGAAACCGCGCCTAAGGAGGATGCCGAGACACTGACCCAGGAAGCCCTGGACCTGGTGATGGAAACCCTGGAGGCCCTGGCCGAAGAGCGCGGCTCGGAAGATAAAATCTGGGGGTCCATGGTCAAACAGACCCTCAAACGCCGCCGCCCGGGATTCAATGAATCCTATTACGGATTTCGCTCGTTCAAGCGCCTGCTCGACGAGGCCGCCAGCCGGGGGCTCATGGAGCTGGAACCGGACGAGAAATCCGGCGGGTATATCATCCGCAGCTTTCAGTCGGAGGAGTGA
- a CDS encoding AF1514 family protein, with amino-acid sequence MMVELDASFNEYPLDTINLTVDEPDLDLGAASALAKTTAREMDSNAMMLSYHSGKTGEFWPKYECGGNGRPPWIVFAEARGYNLKIDINAGDYEFFYVRF; translated from the coding sequence ATGATGGTTGAACTTGATGCATCCTTCAACGAATACCCCCTCGATACCATCAACCTGACGGTCGACGAGCCGGATCTGGATCTGGGCGCGGCCAGCGCCCTGGCCAAAACCACGGCCCGGGAAATGGACAGCAACGCCATGATGCTTTCCTACCACAGCGGCAAAACCGGTGAATTCTGGCCCAAATACGAATGCGGTGGAAACGGACGACCACCCTGGATCGTTTTTGCCGAAGCCCGGGGATACAATTTGAAAATCGATATCAACGCCGGCGATTATGAGTTTTTCTATGTCCGTTTTTAG
- a CDS encoding cytochrome c3 family protein, with protein sequence MKTAWCCMICTILLAVLGGCAYRHYLGLHGPSVRHYPEVHQGIVEDAECLDCHHPDRDPVGPPTSHPQFTGCLKCHNDQIEEK encoded by the coding sequence ATGAAAACCGCATGGTGCTGCATGATTTGCACGATCCTGCTGGCAGTTCTGGGTGGCTGCGCCTACCGACACTATCTGGGACTGCACGGACCGTCCGTGCGTCACTATCCCGAGGTTCATCAAGGGATCGTTGAGGATGCCGAATGTCTGGACTGTCATCATCCGGACCGGGATCCCGTCGGCCCGCCGACCTCGCATCCCCAGTTTACCGGCTGCCTGAAGTGCCATAACGATCAGATCGAGGAAAAATAA
- a CDS encoding ABC transporter ATP-binding protein codes for MIEVRNISKTFRSGRGVVNAINRVSITIRAGSIAAVMGKSGSGKSTLLNCVGGIDLPEKGEIHCFGTPVHRLSAKSLSRFQRRHLGFVFQRGNLLSYLTVAQNIGLPLALNGIGGKVRQARIEALLEAIDLLSAAGALPHELSGGETQRVSVARAIAHRPKLLLADEPTSNLDTATGDRIVQLMVGLAAQTGCTILMATHDRDLARFTEKIIELKDGKRTADS; via the coding sequence ATGATTGAAGTCAGAAATATCAGCAAAACATTTCGATCCGGGCGCGGTGTGGTCAACGCCATCAACAGGGTCTCCATAACCATTCGCGCCGGCAGCATCGCCGCGGTCATGGGCAAATCCGGATCGGGCAAATCCACGCTGCTCAACTGTGTCGGCGGAATTGACCTGCCGGAGAAAGGCGAGATCCACTGTTTCGGCACGCCGGTGCACCGGCTCTCTGCAAAATCGCTGAGCCGGTTTCAGCGGCGCCATCTGGGATTTGTCTTTCAACGGGGAAATCTGCTTTCATACCTGACGGTGGCCCAGAATATCGGATTGCCGCTGGCCCTGAACGGCATCGGGGGAAAGGTTCGACAGGCAAGGATCGAGGCCCTGCTGGAGGCCATTGACCTTCTATCCGCGGCAGGGGCGCTGCCCCATGAACTGTCCGGTGGCGAAACCCAGCGGGTCAGCGTAGCCCGGGCCATTGCCCATCGGCCGAAATTGCTGCTGGCCGATGAACCCACTTCCAATCTGGATACGGCCACCGGCGACCGGATCGTGCAGCTGATGGTTGGTCTGGCTGCACAGACCGGCTGCACCATCCTGATGGCCACCCACGACCGGGATCTGGCCCGCTTCACGGAAAAAATCATCGAGCTGAAGGACGGCAAGCGGACAGCGGATTCCTGA
- a CDS encoding ABC transporter permease, whose product MKTDGIWLWIRIALCFLGRSGRATAALSVMVVTAVAALIFLAALSVGVEDAMLRNTVGLFSGHITVTAPSVSDRPEGLRIPDVSAVLERIWVNGALSASDHFRPVVLCGIDSDKECAHTALKHKIIAGRYPLDSRDETLISRDLTRDLDVGMGDTVQFEAPSVHPPIRLRVVGIYQTGLDALDRGIAFCPLACIPARTGKRTDAVFLNTGVDTEAVIEAYRRQLPGTVHIEAWYDQMPDLRQLIDLEAVSMALVIFIVFAVVAIGVACSFVVFIIRNMREYGIMKAMGVSATEMAGLIVIKVVLMNLFACGLGTLIGIAGTLAVAHTGGIDLGAFTSHNRYFTVSGVIYPRLTVFSLLAPPVTALVFGLMSAIWPAVMVSRKRVAEILRMI is encoded by the coding sequence GTGAAAACCGACGGCATCTGGCTCTGGATCCGGATTGCATTGTGCTTCCTCGGCCGCTCCGGCCGGGCAACGGCAGCCCTTTCGGTCATGGTGGTCACCGCCGTGGCGGCACTGATTTTTCTCGCGGCGCTTTCCGTGGGGGTCGAGGACGCCATGCTGCGCAATACTGTGGGGCTTTTTTCCGGGCACATTACCGTCACGGCCCCGTCCGTATCCGACCGTCCCGAGGGGTTGCGGATTCCGGACGTGAGCGCGGTGCTGGAACGGATCTGGGTCAACGGCGCGCTTTCCGCAAGCGATCATTTTCGGCCGGTGGTGCTTTGCGGCATCGATTCCGATAAAGAATGTGCCCATACGGCCCTGAAGCACAAAATCATCGCCGGCCGTTATCCGTTGGACAGCCGGGATGAGACCCTGATCAGCCGGGATCTGACTCGGGATCTGGATGTGGGAATGGGGGATACCGTCCAATTCGAGGCCCCATCCGTCCATCCGCCGATCCGCCTCCGGGTCGTGGGGATCTACCAGACCGGACTTGACGCCCTGGATCGAGGAATCGCCTTCTGCCCCCTGGCGTGCATTCCGGCCCGGACAGGCAAACGGACGGACGCCGTCTTCCTCAACACCGGCGTCGATACCGAAGCGGTGATCGAGGCATACCGGCGGCAGCTCCCCGGTACGGTCCATATCGAGGCCTGGTACGATCAGATGCCGGATCTGCGACAACTCATCGACCTGGAAGCGGTTTCCATGGCATTGGTCATTTTTATCGTTTTCGCCGTCGTGGCCATCGGTGTCGCCTGCTCCTTTGTCGTTTTCATCATCCGCAACATGCGCGAATACGGCATCATGAAGGCCATGGGCGTCAGCGCCACCGAAATGGCCGGACTCATCGTGATTAAAGTGGTTCTGATGAATCTTTTCGCCTGTGGTCTGGGAACGTTGATCGGAATTGCCGGCACCCTGGCCGTGGCCCACACCGGCGGGATCGATCTTGGCGCCTTCACCTCTCACAACCGCTATTTCACTGTGTCCGGGGTGATCTATCCGCGGCTGACCGTCTTCTCCCTGTTGGCTCCGCCGGTCACCGCGCTGGTCTTCGGCCTGATGTCGGCCATCTGGCCGGCGGTTATGGTAAGCCGCAAGAGGGTTGCGGAGATCCTGAGAATGATTTGA